One genomic segment of Amycolatopsis sp. WQ 127309 includes these proteins:
- a CDS encoding cytochrome bc complex cytochrome b subunit produces MSSLTTPTKGSSAIERAAGDAADNADQRYRLAKGLRHQMNKVFPTHWSFLLGEIALYSFIILLLTGVYLTLFFDPSMQEVVYHGSFTNMQGLEMSQAFRTTLDLSFDVRGGLFMRQLHHWAALIFVASMAVHMLRVFFTGAFRKPREANWVIGGLLLVLGCFEGFFGYSLPDDLLSGTGIRATLSGIVLSVPVIGTWIHWALFGGEFPGDQIIPRLYTLHILLLPGIMLALVGAHLALVWYQKHTQFPGVRRKETNVVGVRIMPYFALKGGAFFVIVLGVLTLMSGLLQINPVWNFGPYNPSQVSAGSQPDWYMGWADGLLRVWPAWELYLGDHTVPPVFFAGAIGIGVLVTVLLSYPFIERKLTGDHAHHNLLQRPRDVPVRTSIGAMAITFFLVLTLSSFNDILAFEFDVSLNALTWAGRIGLLVGPPLAYFAAYRLCVGLQRADREVLEHGVETGIIKRLPHGEFIEVHQPLGGVDRHGHAIPLEYQGAPVPKKMNKLGTAGHAVPGSLLRPDPDDETRALQRERR; encoded by the coding sequence GATCGAACGGGCGGCAGGCGACGCCGCGGACAACGCCGATCAGCGTTACCGCCTGGCCAAGGGCCTGCGGCACCAGATGAACAAGGTGTTCCCGACCCACTGGTCGTTCCTGCTGGGCGAGATCGCGCTCTACAGCTTCATCATCCTGCTGCTCACGGGTGTGTACCTGACGTTGTTCTTCGACCCCTCGATGCAGGAGGTCGTCTACCACGGCAGTTTCACGAACATGCAGGGCCTGGAGATGTCGCAGGCGTTCCGCACGACGCTGGACCTCTCGTTCGACGTCCGCGGTGGGCTGTTCATGCGGCAGCTGCACCACTGGGCGGCGTTGATCTTCGTGGCGTCGATGGCCGTGCACATGCTGCGGGTGTTCTTCACCGGTGCGTTCCGCAAGCCGCGTGAGGCCAACTGGGTGATCGGTGGTCTGCTGCTGGTCCTGGGCTGCTTCGAGGGTTTCTTCGGGTATTCGCTGCCGGACGACCTGCTCTCCGGTACCGGTATCCGGGCGACGTTGTCGGGGATCGTGTTGTCGGTGCCGGTGATCGGTACCTGGATCCACTGGGCGTTGTTCGGTGGGGAGTTCCCCGGCGACCAGATCATCCCGCGGCTGTACACGCTGCACATCCTGCTGCTGCCGGGGATCATGCTGGCGCTGGTCGGGGCGCACCTGGCGCTGGTCTGGTATCAGAAGCACACCCAGTTCCCGGGGGTGCGCCGCAAGGAGACCAACGTCGTCGGTGTCCGGATCATGCCGTACTTCGCCCTCAAGGGCGGCGCGTTCTTCGTGATCGTGCTGGGCGTGCTGACGTTGATGTCGGGCCTGCTCCAGATCAATCCCGTGTGGAACTTCGGGCCCTACAACCCTTCCCAGGTCTCCGCCGGGTCCCAGCCGGACTGGTATATGGGCTGGGCCGACGGTCTCCTGCGCGTCTGGCCGGCCTGGGAGCTCTACCTCGGCGACCACACCGTGCCGCCGGTCTTCTTCGCCGGCGCCATCGGCATCGGCGTGCTGGTGACGGTCCTGCTGAGCTATCCGTTCATCGAGCGGAAGCTCACCGGCGACCACGCGCACCACAACCTGCTGCAGCGACCGCGTGACGTCCCGGTCCGCACGTCCATCGGCGCGATGGCCATCACGTTCTTCCTCGTGCTCACGCTGTCGAGCTTCAACGACATCCTCGCCTTCGAGTTCGACGTCTCGCTGAACGCCCTGACGTGGGCCGGGCGGATCGGCCTGCTCGTGGGACCGCCGTTGGCCTACTTCGCGGCCTACCGGTTGTGCGTCGGCCTGCAGCGGGCCGACCGCGAGGTGCTGGAGCACGGCGTCGAAACGGGCATCATCAAACGGCTGCCGCACGGTGAGTTCATCGAAGTCCACCAGCCGCTCGGCGGCGTCGACCGCCACGGCCACGCGATCCCGCTCGAGTACCAGGGCGCACCGGTGCCGAAGAAGATGAACAAGCTGGGCACCGCCGGCCACGCCGTGCCGGGTTCCCTGCTGCGCCCGGACCCCGACGACGAAACCCGCGCCCTGCAACGAGAACGCCGGTGA